Proteins from a genomic interval of Marinobacter gudaonensis:
- the ung gene encoding uracil-DNA glycosylase, whose product MSPVEVLASQLRPDRGWKEHLEDEFRQPYMQGLADFLAAEEQAGKVLFPASQHCFNALNSTPLDKVRVVILGQDPYHGPGQAHGLCFSVRPNVAVPPSLVNIFKEIQDDLGIAPPDHGCLQPWAEQGVLLLNSVLTVVQGQAGAHQGKGWETFTDKVIETVNREREGVVFLLWGSYAKKKGQHIDRRKHLVLDGPHPSPLSAYRGFFGCRHFSKANDWLQQQGRPTVNWALPSKAELIERYKKS is encoded by the coding sequence ATGAGCCCGGTTGAGGTACTGGCCAGCCAGCTCAGGCCCGACCGGGGCTGGAAAGAACACCTCGAAGACGAGTTCCGCCAGCCCTACATGCAGGGCCTGGCGGATTTCCTGGCCGCCGAGGAACAGGCCGGCAAGGTCCTGTTTCCCGCCAGCCAGCACTGCTTCAACGCCCTCAACAGCACCCCGCTCGACAAAGTACGAGTGGTCATACTCGGCCAGGACCCCTACCACGGCCCAGGCCAGGCCCACGGTCTGTGCTTCTCCGTGCGCCCGAACGTGGCCGTTCCTCCCTCGCTGGTGAACATCTTCAAGGAAATCCAGGACGACCTGGGTATAGCGCCCCCCGACCACGGCTGCCTGCAACCCTGGGCCGAGCAGGGCGTGCTCCTCCTTAACAGCGTTCTTACTGTCGTCCAGGGTCAGGCCGGCGCCCATCAGGGCAAGGGCTGGGAAACGTTCACCGACAAAGTCATCGAAACCGTCAACCGGGAGCGCGAGGGGGTTGTCTTCCTGCTCTGGGGCAGCTACGCCAAAAAGAAAGGCCAGCACATCGACCGCCGCAAACACCTGGTGCTCGACGGCCCACACCCGTCACCCCTGAGCGCCTACCGGGGCTTCTTTGGTTGCCGGCACTTCTCAAAAGCAAACGACTGGTTGCAACAGCAGGGTAGGCCCACTGTTAACTGGGCGTTGCCAAGCAAAGCTGAGCTGATCGAAAGATACAAGAAGAGTTGA
- the lysS gene encoding lysine--tRNA ligase: MTEQTQNAAQHEDNKLIAERRAKLSEMREQGNAFPNDFRRDATAAELQAKYGDKTKEELESLGIKVAIAGRMMLDRKAFKVVQDMTGRIQIYASKDVQKDTKHWDLGDIIGVRGTLSKSGKGDLYVTMDEYVLLTKSLRPLPEKHKGLTDTEARYRHRYVDLMVNEDSRRVFYARSKIINTMRQYFTERDFMEVETPMLQVIPGGATARPFVTHHNALGIDMYLRIAPELFLKRLVVGGFERVFEINRNFRNEGLSTRHNPEFTMVEFYQAYADYNDLMDLTEDMLRTITQKVLGTTTVVNTRTLADGTEETVEYDFGKPFERLTVVDAILRYNPDIKAEQLADDASARQVARNLGIHLKEGWGLGKVQIEIFEATAEHRLMQPTFITEYPKEVSPLARCKDSNPFVTERFEFFVGGREIANGFSELNDAEDQAERFQAQVAEKDAGDDEAMFYDEDYVMALEYGLPPTAGEGIGIDRLAMLLTDSPSIRDVILFPAMRPEHKAEPRKDEE, from the coding sequence ATGACCGAACAAACTCAGAATGCCGCACAGCATGAGGACAACAAGCTGATTGCCGAGCGCCGCGCCAAACTGTCGGAGATGCGCGAGCAAGGCAACGCCTTCCCCAACGACTTCCGTCGTGATGCCACCGCCGCCGAACTGCAGGCGAAATACGGTGACAAAACCAAGGAAGAGTTGGAGTCCCTGGGCATCAAGGTAGCCATCGCCGGCCGCATGATGCTCGACCGCAAGGCGTTCAAGGTGGTTCAGGACATGACCGGCCGCATCCAGATCTACGCGTCCAAGGATGTCCAGAAAGACACCAAGCACTGGGACCTGGGTGACATCATCGGCGTGCGCGGTACCCTGTCCAAGTCTGGCAAGGGCGACCTGTACGTAACCATGGACGAGTACGTGCTGCTCACCAAGTCCCTCCGGCCCCTGCCGGAGAAGCACAAAGGCCTGACCGATACCGAAGCGCGCTACCGGCACCGTTACGTGGACCTGATGGTCAATGAGGACAGCCGCCGGGTGTTCTACGCCCGCTCCAAGATCATCAACACCATGCGCCAGTATTTCACCGAGCGTGACTTCATGGAGGTCGAGACCCCCATGCTCCAGGTGATCCCCGGTGGCGCCACCGCCCGGCCGTTCGTGACCCACCACAACGCCTTGGGCATCGACATGTACCTGCGCATTGCGCCGGAACTGTTCCTCAAGCGCCTGGTGGTGGGCGGCTTCGAGCGAGTGTTCGAGATTAACCGCAACTTCCGCAACGAAGGCCTGTCCACCCGGCACAACCCCGAGTTCACCATGGTCGAGTTCTACCAGGCCTACGCCGATTACAACGACTTGATGGATCTCACCGAGGACATGCTGCGCACCATTACCCAGAAGGTGCTGGGCACCACCACCGTGGTGAACACCCGCACCCTGGCTGACGGCACGGAGGAGACCGTCGAGTACGATTTCGGCAAGCCCTTCGAGCGGCTGACCGTGGTCGATGCCATCCTGCGCTACAACCCGGACATCAAGGCCGAACAGCTGGCCGACGACGCCAGCGCCCGCCAGGTGGCCAGGAACCTGGGCATCCACCTGAAAGAGGGCTGGGGCCTGGGCAAGGTCCAGATCGAGATCTTCGAGGCGACCGCCGAGCACCGCCTGATGCAACCGACGTTCATCACCGAGTACCCGAAAGAAGTCTCGCCCCTGGCGCGATGCAAGGACAGCAACCCCTTCGTGACGGAACGCTTCGAGTTCTTCGTCGGCGGCCGTGAGATCGCCAACGGCTTCTCCGAGCTCAACGACGCCGAAGACCAGGCCGAGCGCTTCCAGGCCCAGGTGGCCGAGAAAGACGCGGGCGACGACGAGGCCATGTTCTACGACGAAGATTACGTGATGGCCCTGGAATACGGCCTGCCACCCACCGCTGGCGAAGGTATCGGTATCGACCGCCTGGCCATGCTGCTGACCGACTCCCCGTCCATCCGCGACGTCATCCTGTTCCCGGCGATGCGCCCCGAGCACAAAGCCGAGCCGCGCAAAGACGAGGAATAA
- the prfB gene encoding peptide chain release factor 2 (programmed frameshift) produces MEINPIVTKIKELRERTEALRGYLDYDQRSERLTEVERELEQPSVWDDPERAQALGKERADLELIVKTIDTLTSGLEDAEGLLDIAAEEEDEGTVAEIEADLEGLDQQLEKLEFRRMFSGEMDANNAYLDIQAGSGGTEAQDWANMLLRMYLRWAERRGFKAEIVELMEGEVAGIKSATIHVQGDYAYGWLRTETGVHRLVRKSPFDSGNRRHTSFSSVFVSPEVDDSFEIEINPADLRVDVYRASGAGGQHVNRTESAVRLTHNPTGIVVACQAGRSQHQNKDQAMKQLKAKLFEREMQERNAEKQKAEDAKADIGWGSQIRSYVLDDSRIKDLRTKVETSNTQSVLDGDIDKFIEASLKMAL; encoded by the exons ATGGAAATTAATCCCATTGTGACGAAGATTAAAGAGCTTCGTGAGCGCACTGAAGCGCTCAGGGGGTATCTT GACTACGATCAGCGTAGTGAACGACTGACCGAAGTTGAGCGAGAGCTGGAACAACCCAGCGTCTGGGACGACCCGGAGCGGGCGCAGGCGCTCGGCAAAGAGCGCGCCGATCTTGAGCTGATCGTCAAAACCATCGACACCCTCACCTCCGGCCTGGAAGACGCCGAAGGCCTGCTGGACATCGCCGCCGAGGAAGAGGACGAGGGCACCGTCGCCGAGATCGAGGCCGACCTTGAGGGTCTGGATCAGCAACTGGAGAAGCTCGAATTCCGCCGAATGTTCTCCGGTGAGATGGACGCCAACAACGCTTACCTGGACATCCAGGCCGGCTCCGGCGGTACCGAGGCCCAGGACTGGGCCAACATGCTGCTGCGCATGTACCTGCGCTGGGCCGAGCGCCGGGGTTTCAAGGCCGAGATCGTTGAACTGATGGAAGGCGAGGTGGCCGGTATCAAGAGTGCCACTATTCATGTGCAGGGCGACTACGCCTACGGCTGGCTGCGTACCGAAACCGGCGTGCACCGGCTGGTGCGCAAGTCGCCGTTCGATTCCGGCAACCGTCGCCACACCTCCTTTTCGTCGGTGTTTGTATCGCCGGAGGTGGACGACAGCTTCGAGATCGAGATCAACCCAGCGGATCTTCGGGTGGACGTTTACCGCGCCTCTGGCGCCGGTGGTCAGCACGTTAACCGGACCGAATCAGCGGTGCGTCTGACCCACAACCCCACCGGCATTGTGGTGGCCTGTCAGGCTGGCCGAAGCCAGCACCAGAACAAGGATCAGGCCATGAAACAGCTCAAGGCCAAACTGTTCGAGCGCGAGATGCAGGAGCGCAACGCCGAGAAGCAGAAGGCCGAGGACGCCAAGGCCGACATCGGCTGGGGCAGCCAGATCCGCTCCTACGTTCTGGATGACAGTCGTATCAAGGACCTGCGCACCAAGGTCGAAACCAGCAACACCCAGTCGGTGCTGGACGGTGATATCGACAAATTCATCGAAGCCAGCCTTAAGATGGCGCTCTAA
- the recJ gene encoding single-stranded-DNA-specific exonuclease RecJ, with translation MTPKKILRRSQPDTHAGWGQNLPPLLRRLYAARGVTSDEQLSYTLKHLASPMSLRGIDRAVELLAEAIEQQQRVLVLGDFDADGATSTAVAMLGLSMLGLQSIDFRVPSRFADGYGLTPGIIERLRDEGQLPDLMVTVDNGISAVEGVRAAKELGVNVVVTDHHLAGDELPAADAIVNPNQPGCPFLSKNAAGVGVMFYVLTALRKHLRETGRLPDPEPNLGSLLDLVALGTVADVVPLDHNNRIFVEQGLRRIRQGEARPGILALLEVAGRDHTAISSTDLGFVVGPRLNAAGRLDDMSIGIACLLADSPDEARRLARELDTFNRERRTIEKDMKAQAQDLLASMSLDLEGLPWGLALFDPDWHQGVIGILAARIREQTHRPTIAFAPDDNGEDIKGSARSIPGLHIRDVLAVVDARHPGMLKKFGGHAMAAGMTLAKSDLDAFSKAFDRAVRDSARAEDLEAAITTDGPLALDELCLDTAALLKRAGPWGQHFPEPLFDGEFRVVSQRIVGENHLKLVLQPVEGGGIVDGIAFNTGPEVPDYTRTGARVVYKPDANTFRGRTNLQLLVDYLEPLS, from the coding sequence ATGACACCAAAAAAGATCCTGCGTCGCTCCCAGCCCGACACCCATGCGGGCTGGGGGCAAAACCTGCCTCCTTTGCTGCGCCGTCTCTACGCCGCCCGCGGCGTCACCTCCGATGAACAGCTGAGTTATACCCTCAAGCACCTGGCCTCGCCCATGTCGCTTCGCGGCATCGACCGAGCCGTGGAGCTCCTGGCAGAGGCCATCGAACAACAGCAGCGCGTCCTGGTGCTGGGGGATTTCGACGCCGACGGCGCCACCAGCACCGCCGTGGCGATGCTCGGCCTCTCTATGCTGGGCCTGCAGAGTATCGATTTCCGGGTGCCCAGTCGGTTTGCCGATGGCTACGGGCTCACGCCCGGGATCATCGAACGCCTGCGCGACGAGGGTCAGCTTCCCGATCTGATGGTTACTGTGGATAACGGCATATCCGCCGTGGAGGGCGTCCGGGCAGCCAAGGAGCTGGGCGTAAACGTTGTGGTGACCGATCATCACCTGGCTGGCGACGAATTACCCGCCGCCGACGCCATCGTCAATCCCAATCAGCCTGGCTGCCCGTTCCTGAGCAAGAACGCCGCCGGCGTTGGCGTGATGTTTTACGTGCTCACCGCCTTGCGCAAACACCTTCGGGAAACCGGTCGGTTGCCTGACCCCGAGCCGAATCTGGGTAGCCTGCTGGACCTGGTGGCACTGGGGACGGTGGCCGATGTGGTGCCCCTGGACCACAACAACCGGATTTTCGTGGAGCAGGGCCTGCGCCGGATCCGACAGGGCGAAGCCCGCCCCGGTATCCTGGCCTTGCTGGAAGTGGCCGGTCGGGATCACACCGCGATCAGTTCCACGGATCTCGGTTTTGTGGTCGGGCCCCGTTTGAACGCCGCCGGACGGCTGGACGACATGAGCATCGGCATTGCCTGCCTGCTGGCCGACAGCCCGGATGAAGCCCGCCGGCTGGCGCGGGAGCTGGACACCTTCAACCGCGAACGCCGAACCATCGAGAAGGACATGAAAGCCCAGGCCCAGGACCTGCTGGCGTCCATGTCCCTGGATCTTGAGGGCCTGCCCTGGGGTCTGGCGCTGTTCGATCCCGACTGGCATCAGGGGGTGATCGGCATTCTCGCAGCCCGCATTCGCGAGCAGACCCATCGGCCCACCATCGCCTTCGCCCCGGACGACAACGGAGAGGACATCAAGGGTTCCGCCCGATCCATCCCGGGGCTGCATATTCGCGACGTGTTGGCCGTCGTCGATGCCCGCCACCCCGGCATGCTGAAGAAATTCGGCGGCCACGCCATGGCCGCCGGCATGACCCTGGCCAAATCCGATCTGGACGCCTTCTCCAAAGCCTTCGACCGGGCCGTGCGCGACAGTGCCCGTGCCGAAGACCTGGAAGCGGCCATCACCACCGACGGCCCCCTGGCCCTGGACGAGTTGTGCCTCGACACCGCCGCACTGCTCAAGCGCGCCGGCCCCTGGGGTCAGCATTTCCCGGAACCGCTGTTCGACGGCGAGTTCCGGGTGGTAAGTCAGCGGATTGTCGGCGAGAACCACCTGAAACTGGTGCTGCAACCGGTGGAAGGCGGCGGCATCGTCGATGGCATCGCCTTCAACACCGGCCCGGAAGTGCCGGACTACACCCGCACCGGGGCCCGGGTAGTGTACAAGCCGGACGCCAATACCTTCCGGGGGCGGACCAACTTGCAGTTGCTGGTGGATTACCTGGAACCGCTCTCCTGA
- the thrC gene encoding threonine synthase: MRYISTRGEAPALGFEDVLLTGLATDGGLYVPESLPHFSLEEIRSWRGLSYSELAFNVMHPFVDDAIPADDFRKMLDETYAVFAHKAVAPLVQLDTNEWVMELFRGPTLAFKDFALQLLGRLLDYVLEKRKQHVVIMGATSGDTGSAAIEGCRRCEHVDIFILHPYQRVSEVQRRQMTTVQGDNIHNIAVRGNFDDCQRMVKESFGNQSFLGGKTQLAAVNSINWARIMAQIVYYFHASLALGGPDRSMAFSVPTGNFGDIFAGYLAKKMGLPISQLVIATNRNDILHRFMSGNKYEQHQLEHTLSPSMDIMVSSNFERLLFDLHGRDGLAVKTLLENAAKGPVSIEDYRWKHARKLFDSDAVDDKTTCDTIREVYEQNEYLLDPHTAIGVRAARTCRRDPAVPMITLGTAHPAKFPDAVAESGVSVEPPLPAHMADLFEREERYTVLDNNIAGVQEFIAKHWKNA; the protein is encoded by the coding sequence GTGAGATACATCAGTACGCGGGGCGAAGCCCCCGCCCTGGGCTTTGAAGACGTATTGCTGACCGGCCTTGCCACCGATGGCGGCCTATACGTTCCTGAGTCCCTCCCGCATTTCAGCCTGGAGGAGATTCGCAGCTGGCGCGGGCTGTCCTACAGCGAGCTGGCCTTCAACGTCATGCATCCGTTTGTGGACGACGCCATCCCTGCAGACGATTTCCGCAAGATGTTGGACGAGACCTACGCGGTGTTCGCCCACAAGGCGGTCGCTCCGCTGGTGCAACTGGACACCAACGAGTGGGTGATGGAGCTGTTCCGGGGCCCGACCCTGGCGTTCAAGGACTTCGCGCTGCAACTGCTGGGTCGTCTGCTTGATTACGTGCTGGAGAAGCGCAAGCAGCACGTGGTGATCATGGGCGCCACCTCCGGCGACACCGGTTCCGCCGCCATTGAAGGCTGTCGCCGCTGCGAGCACGTGGACATCTTCATCCTGCACCCGTACCAGCGGGTCTCCGAGGTGCAGCGCCGGCAGATGACCACGGTGCAGGGTGACAACATCCACAATATCGCTGTGCGGGGCAATTTCGATGACTGCCAGCGCATGGTGAAGGAGAGCTTCGGCAACCAGTCGTTCCTGGGCGGGAAGACCCAGCTGGCCGCGGTGAACTCCATCAACTGGGCCCGCATCATGGCCCAGATCGTGTACTACTTCCACGCGTCCCTGGCTCTTGGTGGTCCGGATCGCAGCATGGCGTTCTCGGTGCCCACCGGTAACTTCGGAGACATTTTCGCCGGCTACCTGGCCAAGAAGATGGGCCTGCCGATCTCCCAGCTGGTGATCGCCACCAACCGCAACGATATCCTGCACCGGTTCATGAGCGGCAACAAATACGAGCAGCATCAGCTTGAGCACACGCTGTCGCCAAGCATGGACATCATGGTGTCCAGCAACTTCGAGCGCCTGCTGTTCGATCTGCACGGTCGTGATGGCCTGGCGGTGAAGACGCTGCTGGAGAATGCGGCCAAGGGCCCGGTCAGCATCGAGGACTACCGCTGGAAGCACGCCCGTAAGCTGTTCGACAGTGACGCGGTGGACGACAAGACCACCTGTGACACCATTCGCGAGGTCTACGAGCAGAACGAATACCTGCTGGATCCGCACACCGCCATTGGTGTCCGGGCCGCCAGGACCTGTCGCCGCGATCCGGCAGTGCCGATGATCACCCTGGGTACTGCCCACCCGGCCAAATTCCCGGATGCCGTAGCGGAGTCCGGCGTTAGCGTCGAGCCGCCGCTGCCGGCCCATATGGCCGACCTGTTCGAGCGTGAAGAACGCTATACGGTTCTGGACAACAACATCGCCGGTGTTCAGGAGTTCATTGCCAAGCACTGGAAAAACGCCTGA
- a CDS encoding homoserine dehydrogenase, giving the protein MKDVSVGICGLGTVGGGTFNVLTRNARLIAGRAGCNIRITRIASRRAREDMDLGDVPFSTDIYDVVNDPGVDIVVELIGGYDAARELVLAAIRNGKHVVTANKALIAVHGNEIFEAAQKAGVVVAYEAGVAGGIPVIKAVREGMAANRIDWIAGIINGTGNYILTEMRAGREFAEVLKEAQDLGYAEADPTFDVEGIDAAHKLTILASAGFGVPLQFEKGFTEGISKITPYDISHAELLGYRIKHLGIARRRDDGIELRVHPTLVPQSHLIAQVDGVLNAVLVDGDAVGQTMYYGPGAGDEATASAVIADIVDVARAVATESSQRVPYLGFAPDAIENLDVLSMEDIQSAYYLRITALDRPGVLAKIASILSEHGINIESIMQKESEVKDGRIPVIILTHTVQERQINRAIEELEALSDTDGHVVRIRAENFN; this is encoded by the coding sequence TTGAAAGACGTCAGTGTCGGAATCTGCGGACTGGGAACCGTCGGCGGCGGTACCTTCAATGTCTTGACCCGCAACGCCAGGCTTATTGCCGGTCGGGCAGGCTGCAACATCCGGATTACCCGGATTGCCAGTCGCCGGGCGCGTGAGGACATGGACCTTGGGGACGTGCCCTTCAGTACCGACATCTATGACGTGGTCAACGACCCCGGGGTGGATATCGTTGTTGAGCTCATCGGTGGCTACGATGCCGCCCGGGAACTGGTGCTTGCCGCCATCCGCAATGGCAAGCACGTGGTCACGGCCAACAAGGCACTGATCGCCGTGCACGGTAACGAGATTTTTGAAGCGGCGCAGAAAGCCGGCGTCGTGGTGGCCTACGAGGCCGGCGTTGCCGGTGGTATCCCGGTGATCAAGGCGGTGCGCGAAGGCATGGCCGCCAACCGAATTGACTGGATCGCCGGCATCATCAACGGCACCGGCAACTACATTCTCACCGAAATGCGCGCCGGCCGCGAGTTCGCCGAAGTGCTCAAGGAAGCCCAGGATCTGGGCTACGCCGAGGCCGACCCGACCTTTGACGTAGAAGGTATCGACGCCGCCCACAAGCTCACCATCCTGGCCTCGGCCGGCTTTGGTGTGCCGCTGCAGTTCGAGAAGGGCTTTACCGAAGGCATCTCCAAGATCACCCCCTACGATATTTCCCACGCTGAGCTGCTGGGTTATCGCATCAAGCACCTGGGGATTGCCCGCCGCCGGGACGACGGCATCGAGCTGCGGGTACACCCGACCCTGGTGCCCCAGAGCCACCTGATTGCCCAGGTAGATGGAGTGCTTAACGCGGTGCTCGTGGACGGTGACGCGGTTGGCCAGACCATGTACTACGGTCCGGGTGCCGGGGATGAAGCCACTGCCTCAGCGGTCATTGCCGACATCGTGGACGTGGCCCGTGCCGTGGCCACAGAAAGCAGCCAGCGCGTGCCCTACCTGGGGTTCGCGCCCGACGCCATTGAGAATCTGGATGTCCTGTCCATGGAGGATATCCAGTCGGCCTACTATCTGCGCATCACCGCGCTGGATCGCCCGGGCGTGCTGGCCAAAATTGCTTCCATCCTGAGCGAGCACGGCATCAACATCGAGTCGATCATGCAGAAAGAGTCCGAGGTGAAGGACGGGCGCATTCCGGTGATTATCCTGACCCATACGGTTCAGGAGCGGCAGATCAACCGGGCGATCGAGGAGCTCGAGGCCCTGTCTGACACCGACGGCCACGTTGTCCGCATCCGCGCTGAAAACTTTAACTGA
- a CDS encoding DsbC family protein yields MNIKPFVVVLGLVAGLFSSAAVSAGEIEDRIAERLSKAVPGLQVTSVRESQAKGLYEVQSNNGETIYTTADGQYLMTGDLLKVTDQGIANVTEAGRAEARRATMAEFGDEGAITFAAENEKAVVDVFTDIDCPYCRKLHDEVAQLNEYGITVNYYAFPRSGPGTPSFTKYVSVWCADDQQAAMNAAKAGRTVEQASCENPVEAQYRLGGKVGVTGTPAIVLEDGTMVRGYVPAARLAEGLGLL; encoded by the coding sequence ATGAATATCAAACCCTTTGTTGTCGTGCTCGGTCTGGTTGCCGGACTGTTCTCCTCCGCCGCCGTCAGTGCCGGTGAAATTGAGGACAGGATTGCCGAGCGGTTGAGTAAAGCGGTGCCGGGCCTTCAGGTAACCTCGGTTCGCGAATCGCAAGCCAAGGGCCTCTACGAGGTGCAGAGCAATAACGGTGAAACCATCTATACCACCGCTGATGGTCAGTACCTGATGACCGGCGATCTCCTGAAAGTTACCGACCAGGGCATCGCCAACGTGACCGAGGCCGGCCGTGCCGAAGCCCGTCGCGCCACCATGGCCGAGTTTGGTGACGAGGGTGCCATTACCTTTGCGGCCGAGAACGAAAAGGCCGTTGTGGATGTGTTCACCGACATTGATTGTCCTTACTGCAGAAAACTGCACGACGAGGTGGCGCAGTTGAACGAGTATGGCATCACCGTGAATTACTACGCATTCCCCCGTTCAGGACCTGGTACTCCGTCGTTCACCAAGTATGTGTCCGTGTGGTGTGCCGATGACCAGCAGGCCGCCATGAATGCCGCGAAGGCCGGCCGGACGGTGGAGCAGGCGAGCTGCGAAAACCCGGTGGAGGCCCAGTATCGCCTCGGTGGGAAGGTCGGTGTAACAGGCACGCCGGCGATTGTTCTCGAGGACGGCACCATGGTTCGGGGCTATGTTCCGGCAGCACGTCTGGCCGAGGGTCTCGGACTGCTCTAG
- the xerD gene encoding site-specific tyrosine recombinase XerD, translated as MPLDDESLISQFVDALWLEDGLGEKTRQAYASDLRRLAQWLADQPGSSGLVDVRRVDLLAWMSSGLAEGVKTSTAARRLSGLRRFYRYLLRERIVAEDPTLQIDSPRLPRRLPDSLTEEEVDSLLAEPDPELPIELRDKAMLEILYGCGLRVSELTGLRVDQVNLRQGVVRITGKGGKERLVPLGEEAVDWLVRYMKEARPELLKGQPCDALFPGNRAAAMTRQTFWYRIRHYAMRVGIRKHLSPHTLRHAFATHLLNHGADLRVVQMLLGHSDLSTTQIYTHVARQRLQSLHQAHHPRG; from the coding sequence GTGCCTCTGGACGATGAATCCCTGATCAGTCAGTTTGTTGATGCCCTCTGGCTTGAAGATGGCCTGGGTGAGAAGACCCGTCAGGCCTACGCCAGTGACCTGCGCCGGTTGGCTCAGTGGCTGGCAGATCAGCCTGGAAGTTCGGGGCTGGTGGATGTCCGGAGGGTCGATCTGCTGGCCTGGATGTCCAGTGGCCTTGCCGAGGGTGTCAAGACGTCAACGGCGGCCCGGCGGCTCTCCGGTCTTCGCCGGTTTTACCGCTACCTGCTGCGCGAAAGAATCGTTGCCGAAGATCCCACGCTGCAGATCGACAGTCCCAGGTTGCCCCGGCGCCTGCCGGATTCCCTGACCGAGGAAGAAGTGGATTCGCTACTGGCCGAACCCGACCCCGAGCTTCCGATCGAACTCAGGGACAAGGCCATGCTGGAAATCCTCTACGGGTGTGGTCTGCGTGTCTCGGAGCTCACCGGTCTGAGGGTTGATCAGGTTAACCTGCGCCAGGGCGTGGTCCGGATCACCGGGAAGGGCGGTAAGGAGCGGCTGGTACCGCTGGGAGAAGAGGCGGTGGACTGGCTGGTTCGCTATATGAAAGAGGCGCGCCCCGAGTTGCTGAAAGGCCAGCCCTGTGATGCGCTCTTCCCGGGCAATCGGGCCGCCGCAATGACGCGCCAGACTTTCTGGTATCGCATCCGGCATTACGCGATGCGGGTGGGGATTCGCAAACATTTGTCGCCACACACGCTCAGGCATGCCTTCGCCACGCACCTGCTGAACCACGGCGCGGATCTCCGGGTCGTGCAGATGCTGTTGGGACACTCGGATCTGTCAACCACGCAGATATACACCCACGTGGCGCGCCAGCGATTGCAGTCGCTGCACCAGGCCCATCATCCCCGCGGCTGA
- the rplS gene encoding 50S ribosomal protein L19, with the protein MSGKNNIISQLEAEQMTKEIPAFAPGDTVVVQVRVTEGNRERLQAFEGVVIGKRNRGMNSSFTVRKISYGVGVERTFQTYSKLIDSVSVKRRGDVRQAKLYYLRDLSGKAARIKEKLG; encoded by the coding sequence ATGAGCGGCAAGAACAACATCATCAGTCAACTTGAAGCAGAACAGATGACCAAGGAAATCCCTGCCTTTGCGCCGGGTGACACCGTGGTCGTTCAGGTTCGCGTCACCGAAGGTAACCGTGAGCGTCTGCAGGCGTTCGAAGGTGTGGTCATCGGCAAGCGTAACCGTGGCATGAACTCTTCTTTCACCGTGCGCAAGATTTCCTACGGTGTTGGCGTTGAGCGTACTTTCCAGACCTACTCCAAGCTGATCGACAGCGTCAGCGTGAAGCGTCGTGGTGATGTGCGTCAGGCCAAGCTTTACTACCTGCGTGACCTGTCTGGTAAGGCAGCTCGCATCAAGGAAAAGCTGGGCTGA
- the trmD gene encoding tRNA (guanosine(37)-N1)-methyltransferase TrmD, with product MWIGAVSLFPDMFSAVTDFGITGRAVRDGLLDFQCWNPRDFTHDRHRTVDDRPYGGGPGMLMKIQPLRDAIHAARKAAPAKPCVVYLSPQGETLNQALVESLAAERQLILVAGRYEGVDERLITAEVDREVSLGDFVLSGGELAAMAVIDAVTRLIPGALGHAQSAEQDSFADGLLDCPHYTRPEVYEGQAVPDVLLGGHHDQIRRWRLKQSLRRTRERRPDLLEKRVFTDEERALLDEILNEPGASEWSGH from the coding sequence GTGTGGATTGGCGCGGTCAGTCTGTTCCCGGATATGTTCAGTGCGGTAACGGATTTCGGTATTACCGGTAGGGCCGTTCGGGACGGTCTCCTGGATTTCCAGTGCTGGAATCCCAGGGACTTCACTCACGACCGGCATCGGACCGTGGACGACAGGCCCTATGGTGGTGGGCCGGGGATGCTGATGAAAATTCAGCCCCTGCGAGACGCCATCCATGCGGCCAGAAAGGCGGCGCCGGCGAAACCCTGCGTGGTTTACCTGTCACCGCAGGGTGAAACCCTGAATCAGGCGCTGGTCGAGTCTTTGGCGGCCGAGCGGCAGCTGATTCTGGTGGCAGGTCGGTATGAAGGCGTTGATGAGCGCCTGATCACCGCGGAAGTCGACCGGGAAGTGTCGCTGGGAGATTTTGTGCTTTCCGGTGGCGAACTGGCGGCCATGGCTGTCATCGACGCGGTAACACGCCTCATCCCCGGAGCGCTGGGTCATGCGCAGTCGGCAGAGCAGGATTCGTTCGCCGACGGTTTGCTGGATTGTCCGCACTACACCCGGCCCGAGGTTTATGAAGGTCAGGCGGTGCCGGATGTTTTATTGGGCGGTCACCATGATCAGATCCGGCGTTGGCGACTGAAGCAGTCGCTGAGGCGAACCCGGGAGCGACGCCCCGACCTGCTGGAAAAGCGGGTGTTTACGGACGAAGAGCGTGCGCTGCTGGATGAGATTTTGAACGAACCGGGTGCCTCTGAATGGTCAGGGCATTAA